The window TGCACATTATACTAAACCGTAAATAAATGTCAAAAGATTAAATCATTTTTTGACATGCGGGGGGTGTGTATCCCCATAAGCCCCCACTTTCAAACCAGAAACTTTCAGGATCAAATACTCCCATGAGGGATCAAATAACGGCAAGAATCCTCCTTGTTGACGATAGAAAAGAAAATCTTTTCGCACTTGAAAAAATTCTAGAGAGACCTGGATTGGAAATCATGAAAACCAGTTCAGGGAATGACGCCCTTGCGTTGGTACTCGAATTTGATTTTGCGCTTATTCTTCTTGATGTTCAGATGCCAGACATGGACGGGTTTGAAACTGCCGAAATCATGAGGGGAGACGAAAAAACAAAGCATATTCCTATTATATTTGTCACGGCAATCAACAAAGATCAGAGATTTGTTTTTAAAGGATATGAATCAGGGGCCGTAGATTATCTATCAAAGCCGTTGGATCCTTATATCTTAGAGAGCAAGGTTGCAGTTTTCCTCGACCTGTACACACAAAGAAAACTCCTTTTAGGCACAACACAAAAGCTGAACATGACAATAGATAAGTTAAAGGCTTCACAAAAAACCATCGAAGAACAAAATGCCCTCCTACAAGAGGCCTCGCTGAGAGATGAATTAACAGGTCTTTACAATCGCCGTTATATGAATGAAATCCTGGAAAAGGAGTTTTTTCGTGCCGTAAGATACCAGACAGATCTCTCTTGCCTCCTGTTTGATATCGATTTTTTCAAAAGCGTCAATGACACCTATGGACATGCCTTCGGCGATGTTGTGCTGAGAGGTATTTCCGATTGCCTAAGGCGTGACATAAGAATGACAGACCTCTCTTTTCGATACGGTGGAGAAGAATTTATGATACTGCTCTTCAATACCGGTATTGAGGGTGCCATAATTGTTGCAGAAAAAATACGCTCTTCCTGCGAGTCAACAATACATAACGATGGAACCAATACGAAAACC is drawn from Candidatus Scalindua sp. and contains these coding sequences:
- a CDS encoding diguanylate cyclase, which encodes MRDQITARILLVDDRKENLFALEKILERPGLEIMKTSSGNDALALVLEFDFALILLDVQMPDMDGFETAEIMRGDEKTKHIPIIFVTAINKDQRFVFKGYESGAVDYLSKPLDPYILESKVAVFLDLYTQRKLLLGTTQKLNMTIDKLKASQKTIEEQNALLQEASLRDELTGLYNRRYMNEILEKEFFRAVRYQTDLSCLLFDIDFFKSVNDTYGHAFGDVVLRGISDCLRRDIRMTDLSFRYGGEEFMILLFNTGIEGAIIVAEKIRSSCESTIHNDGTNTKTITISIGAASLRHHQPADGKELIIFADKALYRAKEEGRNRVRVYGEEKSDEMRDRKPGSTR